A DNA window from Bacillus carboniphilus contains the following coding sequences:
- a CDS encoding sulfurtransferase TusA family protein, with amino-acid sequence MEVTVNKTLDAKGLACPMPIVRTKKEMTNLEPGQVMEVQATDKGSTADIKAWAESTGNQYLGTVEDGDTLKHYLRKATAEEEKPEKNHPYVTSLDELAKQIEGNEKMTVLDVREPAEYAFGHIKGAINIPLGELEQRFEELNQADDIHIICRTGSRSDLAAQKLTGKGFNNVKNVVPGMKDWTGPTEKSH; translated from the coding sequence TTGGAAGTAACAGTAAACAAAACGTTAGATGCAAAAGGTTTGGCATGTCCTATGCCTATTGTTAGAACAAAAAAAGAGATGACCAACCTTGAACCAGGACAAGTTATGGAGGTTCAAGCTACTGATAAGGGGTCAACTGCTGATATTAAAGCTTGGGCTGAAAGCACAGGGAATCAATATCTTGGAACTGTAGAGGATGGGGATACTCTGAAGCATTACTTGCGTAAAGCAACAGCTGAAGAGGAAAAACCTGAAAAAAATCATCCATATGTCACAAGCTTAGATGAGTTAGCGAAACAAATTGAAGGTAATGAAAAAATGACAGTATTAGATGTACGTGAACCTGCTGAATATGCATTTGGTCATATAAAAGGAGCCATCAATATTCCCTTAGGGGAATTAGAACAAAGATTTGAGGAACTAAACCAGGCAGATGATATCCATATCATTTGTCGCACTGGAAGTCGGAGTGATTTAGCTGCACAAAAATTAACGGGAAAAGGATTTAATAACGTAAAAAATGTGGTTCCTGGAATGAAAGATTGGACAGGACCAACTGAGAAAAGCCATTAA
- a CDS encoding flavin reductase family protein, protein MDDRMFRNAMGKFATGITVITTEVDGNVHGMTANAFMSVSLNPKLVVVSIDHKARMHDIIKNAGKFAVSILAKDQEEYSMIFAGQRKDEETIQFKRFNDMPVIDDALVNLTCRLHDAHVAGDHTLYIGEVTDLTMQDGDPILYFGGKYRSMTNE, encoded by the coding sequence TATGTTTAGAAATGCAATGGGGAAATTCGCTACTGGGATAACTGTAATTACAACCGAAGTAGATGGAAATGTACATGGTATGACTGCCAATGCATTTATGTCTGTTTCGCTTAATCCAAAGCTAGTAGTCGTATCCATTGATCATAAAGCTAGAATGCACGATATTATTAAAAATGCTGGAAAGTTTGCTGTTAGTATTTTGGCAAAAGACCAGGAAGAATATTCGATGATATTTGCTGGACAGAGAAAAGATGAGGAAACTATTCAGTTCAAGCGTTTTAATGACATGCCTGTTATTGATGACGCTTTAGTAAATTTAACTTGTAGATTACATGATGCTCATGTTGCAGGAGATCACACTTTATACATCGGTGAAGTAACTGATTTAACAATGCAAGACGGTGACCCTATTCTTTATTTTGGTGGAAAATATCGAAGCATGACAAACGAATGA
- a CDS encoding sulfite exporter TauE/SafE family protein — MEIGFIVVIFFIGFIGSFISGMVGIGGSIIKYPLLLYIPPLFGLAAFSAHEVSGISAVQVFFATIGGVWAYRKGGYLNKTLIIYMGVSILIGSFVGGYGSKLMTEDGINIVYGILALIAAIMMLIPKKNVDDIPLDQVTFNKWLAAGLALIVGIGAGIVGAAGAFILVPIMLVVLKIPTRMTIASSLAITFISSIGATVGKITTGQVEFYPALIMVIASLIASPLGANFGKKVNTKILQWILALLILATSIKIWWDILF, encoded by the coding sequence ATGGAAATAGGATTTATTGTGGTTATCTTTTTTATTGGCTTCATCGGATCTTTTATATCTGGTATGGTCGGAATTGGTGGATCTATTATCAAGTACCCTTTACTTTTATACATCCCCCCTTTATTTGGGCTAGCTGCGTTTAGTGCTCACGAGGTGTCAGGGATCAGTGCTGTTCAAGTGTTTTTTGCAACAATTGGTGGGGTTTGGGCCTATCGAAAGGGGGGCTACTTAAACAAAACTCTCATTATTTATATGGGCGTAAGTATTTTAATAGGTAGCTTTGTTGGAGGCTACGGTTCCAAGCTCATGACAGAAGATGGAATCAATATCGTATACGGAATACTGGCTTTAATTGCAGCCATTATGATGCTTATTCCGAAAAAGAATGTTGACGATATTCCACTTGATCAAGTTACTTTCAATAAATGGCTAGCAGCAGGTTTAGCACTAATAGTTGGGATTGGTGCAGGAATAGTAGGGGCAGCAGGTGCCTTTATTTTAGTACCCATCATGCTAGTTGTTCTCAAAATACCGACGAGAATGACCATCGCTTCCTCTTTAGCTATTACGTTTATCTCCTCAATTGGTGCGACAGTCGGGAAAATTACAACGGGGCAAGTAGAATTCTATCCAGCGCTTATTATGGTTATTGCAAGTCTTATCGCCTCTCCATTAGGAGCGAATTTTGGTAAAAAAGTAAATACAAAAATTTTACAATGGATTTTAGCTTTGTTAATATTAGCAACATCCATAAAAATATGGTGGGATATTCTATTTTAA
- a CDS encoding class I SAM-dependent methyltransferase yields MAGHRFKPEKAEKLLDPKRKKLVDPNQIVSLLGIEEIDSVADLGAGNGYLTLPIAKRVTKGKVFAVDIEPKMLELLEERIKEEGLENVHSVVSDLENIHIPDQTVNKSVIAFVMHEVPNMENALNEFKRITIPGGAFLILEWQAVESEVGPPLHERIHSDEMRSFLIEKGFEVEVEELNESVYAIRVQL; encoded by the coding sequence TTGGCAGGACATCGATTTAAACCAGAAAAAGCTGAAAAGCTCCTGGATCCTAAACGGAAAAAGTTAGTTGATCCAAATCAAATAGTATCTCTTTTGGGAATTGAGGAAATTGATAGTGTAGCAGATCTAGGGGCTGGTAACGGATATCTAACCCTTCCTATTGCCAAAAGAGTAACCAAGGGGAAGGTATTTGCCGTTGATATTGAACCTAAGATGTTAGAGCTTCTCGAAGAACGGATAAAAGAAGAGGGGTTGGAAAACGTACACTCTGTTGTAAGTGATCTGGAAAATATCCATATTCCTGATCAAACGGTTAATAAATCAGTAATTGCGTTCGTTATGCATGAGGTTCCCAATATGGAAAATGCTCTTAATGAGTTTAAACGAATTACAATACCAGGAGGGGCATTTCTTATCCTAGAGTGGCAAGCTGTAGAGTCAGAGGTTGGTCCACCTTTACATGAAAGAATTCATTCCGATGAGATGCGTTCATTTTTAATCGAGAAAGGTTTTGAAGTAGAGGTTGAAGAACTTAACGAGTCAGTATACGCGATTCGTGTTCAACTATAG
- a CDS encoding DsrE/DsrF/DrsH-like family protein, whose product MKVAIIAANGGMFDAYKVFNIATAAAATDAEVGIFFTFEGLNLIHKEGHKSLPMPAGAEHFQEGFKKANVPPVEELVSMASEMGVKMIACQMTMDVMSLEKSHFVEGIDVGGAVTFLTFAKDADVTLTF is encoded by the coding sequence ATGAAAGTAGCTATTATTGCCGCAAATGGTGGCATGTTTGATGCTTATAAGGTGTTTAATATCGCAACAGCAGCAGCTGCAACAGATGCTGAAGTTGGAATCTTTTTTACCTTTGAAGGACTGAACTTGATTCACAAGGAGGGGCATAAAAGCTTACCAATGCCAGCCGGAGCTGAACACTTTCAAGAAGGATTTAAAAAGGCTAATGTACCACCAGTCGAAGAGCTTGTCTCTATGGCAAGCGAAATGGGTGTAAAGATGATTGCATGTCAGATGACAATGGATGTCATGAGCTTAGAGAAGAGTCATTTTGTAGAAGGGATAGACGTAGGTGGGGCCGTTACCTTTTTAACCTTTGCAAAAGACGCTGATGTCACATTAACTTTTTAA
- a CDS encoding MBL fold metallo-hydrolase, with the protein MSDASYKTISVKDFARKVINHEDLFIIDSRNTDDFDDWKIEGRNVEVINAPYFDLLEGIDPIQEKLPSDKEIYVICAKGGSSEFVAEQIAEAGFTDVYSIEGGMKAWSEHLEPIKVGDLKGGGSIYQFVRIGKGCLSYLVETNGEAAVIDTNRMLEPYEEMIHKLGVSLNYVLDTHLHADHISGGRKLAEIHDATYYLPPKDAGEVIFEYNPINDGDEILVGATTIKALYSPGHTIGSTSYIIDDQYLLTGDILFIDSIGRPDLAGKAEDWVGDLRTTLYERYKKLPDELTVLPAHYMTIKEMNDDGSISAKLGDLYNENHGLNISDENEFRKTVTENLPPQPNSYQDIRETNMGKVSPEEENQREMEIGPNRCAVR; encoded by the coding sequence ATGTCAGATGCTTCATATAAAACAATATCTGTAAAAGACTTTGCAAGAAAAGTCATCAATCATGAAGACCTTTTTATTATTGATTCTCGTAATACTGATGATTTTGACGATTGGAAAATAGAAGGAAGAAATGTAGAAGTAATCAATGCCCCATACTTTGATTTATTAGAAGGGATTGACCCTATACAGGAGAAGCTACCAAGTGATAAAGAAATATACGTTATCTGTGCTAAAGGTGGATCTTCAGAATTTGTGGCTGAGCAAATTGCAGAAGCTGGATTCACGGATGTTTATTCTATTGAAGGTGGAATGAAGGCTTGGAGTGAACATTTAGAACCAATAAAAGTAGGTGACCTCAAAGGGGGAGGCTCCATTTATCAATTTGTTCGAATTGGGAAAGGGTGTTTATCCTACCTTGTTGAAACAAATGGGGAAGCTGCTGTGATTGATACGAATCGTATGCTAGAGCCTTATGAAGAAATGATTCATAAATTAGGTGTTTCGCTAAACTATGTGTTGGATACCCATCTCCATGCAGACCACATTTCGGGCGGAAGAAAACTTGCAGAAATTCATGATGCTACTTACTATCTTCCTCCCAAGGATGCAGGAGAAGTAATATTTGAATATAATCCAATCAACGATGGGGACGAAATCTTAGTCGGGGCAACCACTATTAAGGCCTTATATTCTCCTGGACATACAATAGGTAGTACCTCTTATATAATTGACGACCAATATCTTTTAACAGGAGACATTTTATTCATTGATTCCATTGGTCGCCCTGACTTAGCAGGGAAGGCAGAGGATTGGGTTGGAGACTTAAGAACTACATTGTATGAACGATATAAAAAATTACCTGATGAATTAACTGTTTTACCAGCTCATTATATGACCATTAAAGAAATGAACGATGATGGCAGCATTTCAGCTAAATTAGGGGACCTATACAATGAGAATCATGGCTTGAATATTAGCGATGAGAATGAATTTAGAAAAACGGTGACAGAAAATTTACCACCTCAACCTAACTCATATCAAGATATTCGTGAGACAAATATGGGGAAGGTTTCACCAGAAGAAGAAAACCAACGCGAGATGGAAATTGGTCCGAACCGCTGTGCTGTAAGATAA